One segment of Gammaproteobacteria bacterium DNA contains the following:
- a CDS encoding DUF4214 domain-containing protein, with protein sequence MRLSLSRCLTANNGCVKTIGLCLILFLSLPFAHADTYTVTNLTDSGAGSLRQAILDANINTGVNNTIDLSSLSGQLLTQGNLNITTGTVDIKGPGADVLTIIGNGNQRIFEISSGATATLSGLTLTNGGGAILNNGTLTVTNSTLSGNTAASNDNGGAIYNSGSGATLTVVNCRLANNSAEWGGGLANSSSATLTLINSTLSGNNSVSAGGGIYNNFNGSLTITNTTLSDNVSGSYGGAIASNTGTLTLTRTALTDNFAAYHGGGIYFSGSSGRVAVSESTLSNNITGNLYCGGGINIAGGSSGGVTVVLHNNTLSGNTARDGGGLCISNVITWFFDNTVSSNTATRNGGGMFIGTGVTLNMGNSLITGNLAVSGKSMYGSSGLFSRGHNLLGENGAMDLAGGIVASASDLSVAGASSAVIGALADNGGLTQTHAPVTGSPAIDAGDNSLIPAGVTTDQRGAARIYNSLVDIGAVEVGPIPTPTPTVTTPAITTPFLPDAIVSVPYAAVLTAIGGQYPYIYTATGLPPGLSLTSNGILSGMPTASGDFHLRATVMDVLGQYSQRDYGLAVGPSLSLALVTANLPNALVNVPYTQNLAALGGQPPYVFTATGLPAGFSLSSSGVLRGTPVVRGQSNVYLTVTDALDQRATKDLILTMQDATFTQTNPEQPTETISGAAEPCPTANITTQTLNLGDPGAPTTGPDGVTLLYGLLEIKVTGCEPGQTVLALTTVYPAPLPPDAQYWKYGRTRDNDEPHWYVLPGAIIQGNAITLIIVDGDIGDADLAVDGNILDPGGPGITLNTIDGAVPAVLPISEPYRADFQVRCDQGRCPADSVYDWSLAAGALPDGLALTSNGATATLSGTPTRTGRYPFTVQVLARGDSPTPVQQSYTVRISDGNPDPAAATLITHYYVSILEREPEVDGLAYWQGLIAEREAQKIDIKPVFRDMANFFFNSPEYLGRNTTDRQFITNLYLTFFQRAPDEGGYAFWLEQLANGMVRNTAMAGFLYSQEFTDFMAALGF encoded by the coding sequence ATGAGACTCTCTTTATCGCGCTGTTTGACTGCGAACAACGGGTGCGTCAAGACCATCGGCCTCTGTCTCATCCTGTTTCTGAGCCTGCCCTTCGCGCACGCTGACACCTATACCGTGACTAACCTCACTGACAGCGGCGCGGGTTCATTGCGCCAAGCCATCCTCGACGCCAACATCAATACGGGTGTTAACAACACCATCGATCTATCCAGCCTGAGCGGACAGTTGCTCACCCAAGGCAACTTGAACATCACGACAGGGACGGTCGATATCAAAGGGCCAGGGGCCGATGTCTTGACGATTATCGGCAACGGCAACCAGCGGATTTTTGAAATCAGCAGCGGCGCAACCGCCACCCTTTCGGGATTAACGCTGACCAATGGCGGCGGCGCGATTCTGAATAACGGGACGCTCACGGTTACTAACAGCACGCTCTCCGGTAATACCGCAGCAAGCAACGACAACGGCGGCGCGATCTATAACTCTGGATCAGGCGCAACGCTCACAGTGGTTAATTGCCGCCTGGCCAACAATTCAGCAGAATGGGGAGGTGGGCTGGCTAATTCTTCTTCGGCAACGCTGACCTTGATCAATAGCACGCTGTCGGGCAATAACAGCGTTTCAGCGGGGGGTGGAATTTATAACAATTTCAATGGGTCGCTGACAATTACCAACACGACGCTATCGGACAATGTGTCGGGCAGCTATGGCGGCGCTATTGCCAGCAATACTGGGACGCTGACACTCACCCGCACGGCTCTCACCGATAATTTCGCTGCTTATCATGGCGGCGGGATTTACTTTTCAGGCAGCAGCGGCAGAGTGGCCGTCAGCGAAAGCACCCTGTCAAATAATATCACTGGAAATTTGTACTGTGGCGGTGGGATAAATATTGCGGGCGGCTCTTCTGGAGGCGTCACCGTTGTCCTGCACAACAACACGCTGTCGGGTAATACGGCGCGGGATGGCGGCGGCCTGTGTATCAGCAATGTAATTACCTGGTTTTTCGACAACACCGTCTCCAGCAATACCGCGACTCGGAACGGCGGCGGCATGTTCATCGGCACGGGGGTCACGCTGAACATGGGCAACAGCCTGATCACCGGCAACTTGGCGGTCAGCGGCAAGAGCATGTACGGCAGCAGCGGTCTTTTCTCCCGAGGTCACAATCTGTTGGGTGAGAATGGCGCTATGGATTTGGCCGGCGGTATCGTTGCCAGCGCCAGCGACCTGTCGGTAGCAGGCGCGAGCAGCGCCGTCATCGGCGCACTGGCCGATAATGGCGGCTTAACGCAAACCCATGCCCCAGTCACCGGCAGTCCGGCCATTGATGCTGGCGACAATAGTCTAATTCCTGCCGGCGTGACTACCGACCAGCGCGGAGCCGCCCGCATTTATAACAGCCTCGTCGACATTGGCGCCGTCGAAGTGGGGCCGATCCCGACCCCGACCCCGACCGTGACGACTCCAGCGATCACTACCCCCTTCTTGCCGGACGCCATTGTCAGCGTACCCTATGCCGCTGTATTGACTGCCATTGGCGGTCAGTACCCTTATATTTACACCGCCACCGGCTTGCCGCCCGGTCTGAGTCTCACATCCAATGGCATTCTGAGCGGCATGCCTACCGCTAGCGGTGACTTTCATCTCAGGGCCACCGTAATGGATGTCTTGGGCCAATACAGTCAACGCGACTATGGTCTAGCAGTCGGCCCCAGTCTGTCCCTGGCCCTAGTCACCGCTAATCTCCCGAACGCCCTGGTTAATGTTCCCTACACGCAGAATCTCGCCGCGCTTGGGGGGCAACCGCCTTATGTTTTCACCGCCACTGGTCTGCCAGCGGGCTTCAGTCTCAGTTCCAGCGGCGTCTTGCGCGGTACGCCAGTCGTACGCGGTCAATCGAATGTGTATCTGACAGTGACCGATGCGCTTGATCAGCGCGCCACAAAAGACCTGATTCTAACCATGCAGGACGCCACCTTTACCCAAACCAACCCGGAGCAACCAACGGAAACTATCAGCGGCGCAGCAGAACCCTGTCCGACAGCGAACATCACCACCCAAACGCTCAATCTTGGCGACCCTGGCGCACCCACCACCGGCCCCGACGGCGTGACGCTGCTTTACGGCTTGCTGGAGATCAAAGTCACCGGCTGTGAACCCGGTCAAACCGTGCTCGCCCTGACCACGGTGTACCCGGCTCCACTGCCGCCGGACGCCCAATACTGGAAATACGGTCGCACCCGCGACAATGACGAACCGCACTGGTACGTGCTACCCGGCGCGATCATCCAGGGCAACGCCATCACGCTGATCATCGTGGACGGCGACATTGGCGACGCTGATTTGGCGGTGGACGGCAACATTCTCGATCCGGGCGGCCCTGGCATTACGCTCAACACCATTGACGGCGCGGTGCCTGCCGTTCTGCCGATCAGCGAGCCGTACCGCGCCGACTTCCAGGTGCGCTGCGATCAGGGGCGCTGTCCCGCCGATTCGGTGTATGACTGGAGCCTGGCCGCTGGCGCGTTACCGGACGGGCTGGCTCTGACCAGCAACGGCGCGACCGCGACCCTGAGCGGGACACCGACTCGCACGGGACGTTACCCGTTCACCGTGCAAGTCCTGGCGCGCGGCGACAGCCCGACCCCCGTCCAACAAAGCTATACCGTGCGCATTAGCGACGGTAACCCCGATCCGGCGGCGGCCACCCTTATTACCCACTACTACGTCTCGATTCTGGAACGGGAACCCGAAGTCGACGGATTAGCTTACTGGCAAGGCTTAATCGCCGAGCGGGAAGCGCAGAAGATTGACATCAAACCGGTGTTCCGGGATATGGCGAATTTCTTTTTCAACAGTCCCGAATATCTGGGGCGCAACACCACCGACCGGCAGTTCATCACCAATTTGTATCTGACCTTCTTCCAGCGCGCGCCGGATGAGGGCGGTTATGCGTTCTGGTTGGAGCAACTAGCGAATGGCATGGTTCGCAATACCGCGATGGCCGGGTTCCTCTATTCCCAAGAGTTCACCGACTTTATGGCGGCGCTGGGGTTCTGA
- a CDS encoding DUF4214 domain-containing protein — MQMQRMSIIDDIKRFILALALAAIFSAPVGAATLTVTKTVDTGDGVCDTDCSLREAISTASAGDTINFASSLNNQTITLLNGTIPLDKNLTIQGPGSSLLTILNNASYTIAFVTNGTGVTVTFDDVTLRGTSTNALLHNNSGNTVTFTNSVLSDCGDVNSGANGGAVWNEGTLTLASSTVSNNAANRAGAILNDGMLTITNSHLENNTANTNGAILNRSTLTIQNSILTGNQTSEYGGAIHNDGGSLTITDSTLSNNAAPFGGGILTGNDGTVTISNSTLSNNNATYDGGAILIFAGTVTVTNSTFSGNTANNGGGIGNSGALAVTNSTLSGNTAGIEGGGIASDSAITVRQSTITGNSATTGGGIASHTLTIGNSLVAGNTATTGREINVKVSWSSQGYNLIGFSSSTGMSGSGNPTLSATDFTPTVGLGQIIGALIDNGGPTQTHALVTGSPAINAGSDALAIAAGLSTDQRGQPRFSGTVDIGSYEVQSAVVNGACGASAGQTFTSAPSSNLCTAGSPSSVTTNPGTFTWNCMGSGGGSTASCSATRAFTVTPSASTQGSINPNTAVTVAYNATRAFTVTPNMGYTASVSGCSGNLSGTTYTTGPITANCTVTANFVAQTYTVTATAGTGGTISPGSALVSYNQTTAFTVTPNTGYTASVSGCNGALTGTTYTTGPITANCAVTATFSPDNFTVTASAGANGAINPASRQVAPGATTTFTVTPNTGYTASISGCSGALSGTTYTTGPITANCTVSATFALKTYTVATSAGANGSLTPASRTVNHGATTTFTVTPNSGYTAAVTGCSGALSGTTYTTGPITANCTVSATFSPKTTDFTVTTSAGANGAISPASRQVAPGATTTFTVTPNTGYTATVAGCSGTLSGATYTTGPVNAPCLVVATFTPTLTATTPVLTTPVLPDAIVGVPYAAVLTAIGGQYPYAYTATNLPPGLALTAEGILHGAFTTSGAFAVTVTVTDALGQHSARGYAVTASAGLALVTADLPDALVHESYTQTLAAVGGQPPYIFTATGLPAGFSLSPSGALRGTPVEGGHVAVQLTVTDALDQHATKDLVLTVRDLTFTEPNPEQPDENITGAAESCPAANITTRTLKLGDPGAPATGPDGVTLLYGLLEITVTGCQPGQTVLAMTTVYPAPLPPDAQYWKYGRTRDNDEPHWYVLPGAIIQGNAITLIIVDGDIGDSDLAVDGNILDPGGPGITLNTIDGAVPAVLPISEPYRADFQVRCDQGRCPADSVYDWSVAAGALPDGLALTSNGATATLSGTPTRAGRYPFTVQVLARGDSPTPTQQSYTVRITNGSPDLAATTLITHYYVSILEREPEADGLAFWQGLIAEREAQKIDIKPVFRDMANFFFNSPEYLGRNTTDRQFITNLYLTFFQRAPDEGGYAFWLEQLANGMVRNTAMAGFLYSQEFTDFMQGLGF, encoded by the coding sequence ATGCAAATGCAGAGAATGTCAATTATTGACGACATCAAAAGGTTCATACTGGCGCTGGCGCTGGCGGCGATATTCAGCGCGCCGGTCGGCGCAGCGACCCTGACCGTGACCAAGACTGTCGACACCGGCGACGGGGTTTGCGATACGGATTGCTCCCTGCGCGAGGCGATCTCGACAGCCAGCGCTGGTGACACCATCAACTTCGCCTCCAGCTTGAATAACCAAACGATTACCTTATTGAACGGCACCATTCCGCTCGATAAAAATCTGACGATCCAGGGGCCGGGTTCGAGTCTGTTGACCATTCTTAATAATGCCAGTTATACCATAGCGTTCGTCACGAATGGAACCGGCGTCACCGTGACCTTTGATGACGTAACGCTGCGAGGAACCAGCACTAATGCTCTTCTTCACAACAATAGCGGCAACACAGTGACCTTCACAAATAGTGTACTGAGCGATTGTGGTGATGTGAACTCCGGAGCCAATGGCGGTGCAGTTTGGAATGAAGGGACGCTAACCCTCGCCAGCAGCACGGTGTCCAATAATGCAGCAAACCGGGCAGGCGCTATTTTGAACGATGGAATGTTAACGATCACCAATAGCCACCTGGAAAACAATACCGCTAACACCAACGGCGCTATCCTGAATCGGAGTACTTTAACGATTCAGAACAGTATCCTGACGGGAAATCAGACCAGCGAGTATGGCGGCGCTATTCACAATGACGGCGGCAGTCTGACCATCACCGACAGCACCCTGTCTAACAATGCTGCACCGTTTGGCGGCGGAATCCTCACTGGGAATGACGGAACAGTGACCATCAGTAATAGCACGCTGTCCAATAATAATGCCACTTATGATGGCGGTGCTATTTTGATTTTTGCCGGCACAGTTACCGTTACTAACAGTACTTTTTCCGGGAATACGGCCAATAATGGCGGCGGCATCGGCAACAGTGGCGCATTGGCCGTCACTAACAGTACCCTATCCGGCAATACAGCAGGGATCGAGGGCGGCGGCATCGCCAGCGACAGCGCAATCACCGTCCGCCAAAGCACGATCACCGGCAATAGCGCGACAACGGGCGGCGGCATCGCAAGCCATACACTGACTATTGGCAACAGCTTAGTGGCAGGTAATACTGCGACAACAGGACGCGAAATCAATGTCAAAGTTTCCTGGAGTTCGCAGGGCTATAACCTGATTGGATTCAGCAGCAGCACGGGGATGAGCGGTTCGGGCAACCCCACCTTAAGCGCCACGGATTTCACTCCCACGGTCGGGCTGGGCCAAATCATTGGTGCACTGATAGATAACGGCGGTCCGACTCAGACACATGCATTGGTAACTGGCAGTCCCGCGATTAACGCAGGCAGTGATGCTTTAGCGATCGCCGCCGGTTTAAGCACCGATCAACGGGGACAACCGCGCTTTTCCGGGACTGTCGACATCGGGTCTTATGAGGTACAGTCTGCCGTCGTCAATGGCGCCTGTGGCGCATCCGCCGGACAAACCTTCACCAGCGCCCCCAGCAGCAATCTGTGTACAGCAGGCTCGCCATCTTCGGTGACGACGAATCCCGGAACCTTCACCTGGAACTGCATGGGTTCTGGCGGCGGCAGCACGGCATCCTGTAGCGCCACCCGCGCTTTCACCGTCACGCCCAGCGCCAGTACGCAGGGCAGCATTAACCCGAATACCGCGGTGACGGTCGCCTACAATGCGACGCGCGCCTTCACCGTCACGCCCAACATGGGCTATACCGCCAGCGTCAGCGGCTGTAGCGGCAACTTATCCGGCACGACCTACACCACCGGTCCGATCACGGCGAATTGCACGGTTACCGCCAACTTTGTGGCCCAGACCTACACCGTCACCGCCACCGCCGGAACCGGTGGGACGATCAGCCCCGGCTCCGCGCTGGTCAGCTATAACCAAACCACAGCGTTCACCGTCACGCCGAACACCGGCTATACCGCCAGCGTCAGCGGCTGTAATGGCGCTCTCACCGGCACGACTTACACCACCGGCCCGATTACGGCGAATTGCGCCGTTACTGCTACTTTTAGTCCCGATAACTTCACCGTGACCGCCAGCGCGGGCGCCAATGGCGCGATCAACCCTGCCAGTCGGCAAGTCGCTCCTGGTGCAACCACGACCTTCACCGTCACGCCGAACACGGGCTATACCGCCAGCATCAGCGGTTGTAGCGGCGCGCTGTCCGGCACGACTTACACCACCGGCCCGATTACGGCAAATTGCACCGTCAGCGCCACCTTCGCGCTCAAGACCTACACCGTCGCCACCAGCGCAGGCGCAAACGGCAGTCTCACGCCTGCCTCCCGAACGGTCAATCACGGTGCGACCACGACCTTCACCGTGACCCCCAATAGCGGCTACACGGCAGCGGTCACCGGCTGTAGCGGCGCTCTATCCGGCACGACTTACACCACCGGCCCGATCACCGCCAACTGCACCGTCAGCGCCACTTTCAGTCCCAAAACCACCGATTTCACCGTGACCACCAGCGCGGGCGCTAATGGCGCGATCAGCCCCGCCAGTCGGCAAGTCGCTCCTGGCGCAACCACGACCTTCACCGTTACGCCGAACACGGGCTATACCGCCACCGTGGCCGGGTGCAGCGGAACGCTGTCCGGTGCGACCTACACCACCGGCCCGGTAAACGCCCCCTGCCTCGTCGTCGCCACCTTTACCCCGACCCTGACCGCAACGACCCCAGTGCTGACGACCCCGGTACTGCCAGACGCCATTGTTGGCGTGCCCTACGCCGCGGTGTTGACCGCCATTGGCGGTCAGTACCCTTATGCCTACACCGCCACTAATCTACCGCCCGGCCTGGCGCTGACAGCGGAGGGCATTCTGCACGGCGCGTTCACGACCAGCGGCGCGTTTGCCGTCACGGTGACCGTGACCGACGCCTTGGGCCAGCACAGCGCGCGCGGCTATGCGGTGACCGCCAGCGCGGGTTTAGCCTTGGTGACGGCTGATCTGCCCGACGCCCTGGTTCATGAATCCTACACGCAGACCTTGGCCGCGGTCGGTGGACAACCGCCGTATATCTTTACCGCGACCGGTCTGCCAGCGGGCTTCAGTCTCAGTCCGAGTGGCGCCTTGCGGGGAACGCCGGTGGAAGGTGGTCACGTTGCGGTGCAACTGACGGTGACCGATGCGCTTGATCAGCACGCCACGAAAGACCTGGTGTTGACCGTGCGCGACTTGACCTTCACTGAACCCAACCCGGAACAACCGGATGAGAATATCACCGGCGCAGCGGAATCCTGTCCGGCGGCGAATATCACGACGCGCACCCTGAAATTGGGCGACCCTGGCGCACCGGCGACTGGCCCCGACGGCGTGACGCTGCTTTATGGTCTGCTGGAAATTACCGTCACGGGGTGCCAACCGGGTCAAACCGTGCTCGCCATGACCACAGTCTATCCCGCTCCACTGCCGCCGGACGCCCAATACTGGAAATACGGCCGCACCCGAGACAATGACGAACCGCACTGGTACGTCCTACCCGGCGCGATTATCCAGGGCAATGCCATCACGCTGATCATCGTTGACGGCGACATTGGTGATTCCGATCTTGCGGTGGATGGCAACATTCTCGATCCGGGCGGCCCTGGCATTACGCTCAACACCATTGACGGCGCCGTCCCTGCGGTCCTGCCCATCAGCGAACCCTACCGCGCCGACTTCCAGGTGCGCTGCGATCAGGGACGCTGTCCCGCCGATTCGGTGTATGACTGGAGCGTGGCTGCTGGCGCGTTGCCAGACGGGCTGGCCCTGACCAGCAATGGCGCGACTGCGACCTTGAGTGGGACACCGACCCGCGCGGGACGTTACCCGTTCACCGTGCAAGTCCTGGCGCGCGGCGACAGTCCGACTCCCACTCAACAAAGCTACACGGTGCGCATTACCAACGGCAGCCCTGACCTGGCGGCCACGACGCTGATCACCCACTACTACGTCTCGATTCTGGAGCGGGAACCGGAAGCAGACGGGCTAGCCTTTTGGCAGGGCCTGATCGCCGAGCGGGAAGCGCAGAAGATTGACATCAAACCGGTGTTCCGGGACATGGCCAATTTCTTTTTCAACAGTCCCGAATATCTGGGGCGCAACACCACCGACCGGCAGTTCATCACCAATTTGTATCTGACCTTCTTCCAGCGCGCGCCGGATGAGGGCGGTTATGCGTTCTGGTTGGAGCAACTAGCGAATGGCATGGTTCGCAATACCGCGATGGCCGGGTTCCTCTATTCCCAAGAGTTCACCGATTTTATGCAGGGACTGGGGTTTTGA
- a CDS encoding HipA domain-containing protein has protein sequence MTSEQVFVWIWLPDAAEPVVAGALKRQGEKAHFAYGTRYLQRPDAIALFTPELPLRRGEFTPNGPIASCIRDASPDAWGRRVIMHHLLGTHPHDADPADLDEITYLLESGSDRIGALDFQRSATDYEPRNKAAASLEMLSEATTRISAGQSLPPALDLALRHGTSVGGAHPKALIDADERKFIAKFSVSTDLYNVVKAEYIAMQLAALAGIQTASVQLTQAAGRDVLLVERFDRYRQAGQWQRKGMVSALTILALDEMLARYASYELLADEIRHRFTAPRATLHELYRRMLFNLMVGNTDDHARNHAAFWDGQQLTLTPAYDICPQMRTGREASQAMRLHGQQNLSQLTVCFAAAPRFMLSRDEAILMAEQLLDTLIREWPVVCDQAALPAIERAFLWKRQFLNDSIFDGLDASTRRRLSIGSG, from the coding sequence ATGACTTCTGAGCAGGTCTTTGTCTGGATCTGGCTCCCGGATGCGGCTGAACCGGTGGTGGCCGGCGCCCTGAAACGCCAAGGCGAAAAGGCGCATTTTGCCTATGGAACCCGCTACCTGCAGCGACCGGACGCTATAGCGTTATTCACCCCGGAGTTACCTTTGCGCCGGGGCGAATTCACGCCAAATGGCCCAATCGCCTCCTGCATTCGGGATGCGTCTCCGGACGCTTGGGGGCGGCGAGTCATCATGCATCACCTGTTGGGCACTCACCCTCATGACGCGGACCCGGCGGATCTGGATGAAATCACCTATCTGCTCGAATCCGGTTCCGACCGGATTGGCGCGCTGGATTTTCAACGCAGCGCGACGGATTACGAACCTCGGAATAAAGCCGCTGCGTCGTTGGAAATGCTCAGCGAGGCAACGACACGGATCAGCGCTGGCCAATCGTTGCCGCCCGCCCTGGATTTAGCGCTACGGCACGGAACCAGCGTAGGCGGCGCGCACCCCAAAGCGTTGATCGATGCTGATGAGCGTAAGTTTATCGCCAAATTTTCGGTTTCCACGGATTTGTACAATGTCGTCAAAGCCGAATATATCGCGATGCAACTCGCCGCATTAGCGGGCATCCAGACAGCGAGTGTGCAGTTGACGCAGGCGGCGGGTCGGGATGTATTGCTCGTTGAACGGTTTGACCGCTATCGTCAGGCGGGACAGTGGCAAAGAAAGGGCATGGTCTCCGCGCTGACGATCCTGGCGCTCGATGAAATGCTGGCGCGTTACGCGAGTTATGAATTGCTCGCTGACGAGATTCGCCACCGCTTCACCGCCCCGCGCGCCACCTTGCACGAACTGTATCGGCGGATGCTGTTTAACCTCATGGTGGGCAACACGGATGATCATGCGCGTAATCACGCCGCTTTCTGGGATGGCCAACAGTTGACCCTAACCCCGGCTTACGACATTTGCCCACAGATGCGCACCGGACGTGAAGCCAGTCAAGCCATGCGTTTGCACGGTCAACAAAATCTCAGCCAACTGACGGTGTGTTTTGCCGCAGCGCCGCGTTTTATGCTGTCGCGGGACGAAGCAATCCTGATGGCCGAACAATTATTGGATACGCTCATTCGTGAATGGCCGGTCGTTTGTGACCAGGCCGCGTTGCCCGCAATTGAGCGGGCTTTTCTCTGGAAGCGGCAATTTCTTAATGACAGCATTTTTGATGGATTGGATGCGTCAACCCGCCGCCGGTTGTCGATTGGTTCAGGGTAA